A region of the Candidatus Dormiibacterota bacterium genome:
CGAGGCGGCTTCGGTCCTGCTGATCGCCGCCATGATCGGGGCGGTCATCATGGCCAAGCGCCAGGTGAGGAGATGAGGATCGAGTTCTTCCTGCTCATCGCCGCGCTCCTGTTCGCGATCGGCTGCGTCGGCGTGCTGATCAGGCGCAACGCCATCGTCATCCTGATGTGCATCGAGCTGATGCTCAACGCGGTCAACCTGACGTTCGTCGCCTTCGCGCACGACAACCAGTCGATGACCGGGC
Encoded here:
- the nuoK gene encoding NADH-quinone oxidoreductase subunit NuoK, with product MRIEFFLLIAALLFAIGCVGVLIRRNAIVILMCIELMLNAVNLTFVAFAHDNQSMTGQVFVFFVMTVAAAEAAVGLAIIIALFRRRLTTDVEDASLMRW